The following are encoded in a window of Mycobacteroides chelonae CCUG 47445 genomic DNA:
- a CDS encoding metal-dependent hydrolase: MVSPAAAYPKTRRIRFRFGDDGNAHKYFVEDDIVYSHFVAGLSGGFPPGEEGFIRSVRKFSDQITDPVLKKRVAGFIGQESVHGQEHRRVNEKLVEMGYPIAWWDSQKQIDRLIRFENMLPAHAHLAFTAMAEHMTAILAERLLGSDEVQAIPGDPEVWHLLNWHALEELEHKSVAFDVYRAVGGTETMRIGLTLAAMTIVPPLTLGILAGSLLSDPVARRQPLRLLKEARGLFGGPLFKGILGDVRKYLRPGFHPDDINTDELLDRWQKELFGTEGILVDHLK; encoded by the coding sequence ATGGTGAGCCCAGCTGCGGCGTACCCCAAGACTCGGCGGATCAGATTTCGTTTCGGCGATGACGGCAATGCCCATAAGTACTTCGTGGAAGACGACATCGTGTACAGCCACTTCGTCGCGGGACTTTCCGGAGGCTTCCCGCCGGGGGAAGAGGGATTCATCCGTTCGGTGCGCAAGTTCTCTGACCAGATCACCGATCCAGTGCTCAAGAAGCGTGTCGCGGGATTCATCGGGCAGGAGTCGGTACACGGGCAAGAGCATCGCCGGGTCAACGAGAAGCTGGTCGAAATGGGCTATCCCATCGCCTGGTGGGATTCGCAGAAGCAGATTGACCGGTTGATCAGGTTCGAGAACATGCTCCCCGCCCACGCGCATCTGGCGTTCACGGCGATGGCCGAGCACATGACCGCGATCCTCGCCGAGCGGCTGCTGGGAAGCGATGAGGTGCAGGCCATTCCGGGTGATCCCGAGGTCTGGCATCTGCTGAACTGGCACGCTTTGGAGGAACTGGAACACAAGTCGGTGGCCTTCGATGTGTATCGGGCGGTTGGCGGTACCGAGACGATGAGGATCGGGCTCACGCTGGCCGCGATGACCATCGTCCCGCCGCTGACACTCGGCATCCTGGCGGGATCACTGCTGTCCGATCCGGTCGCGCGGCGTCAACCGCTTCGACTGCTGAAAGAAGCGCGCGGACTTTTCGGCGGGCCCTTGTTCAAGGGAATTCTGGGCGACGTCCGCAAGTATCTGCGACCGGGCTTTCATCCCGACGACATCAACACCGATGAACTGCTGGATCGTTGGCAGAAAGAGCTTTTCGGCACTGAGGGCATTCTCGTCGACCATCTCAAGTAA